tgcatttccggaagaagttccttcttcgagatttgccctgagttacgccgagatcgtctgacttcaagaccaacacggtgaatacgattggacacttagtgttcctatttattttgtactttacatgttggactcttagtgcttgtcgttaattattttattgtgtttgttaatacccatctgatttgtattgtgttgtgtctagcctaagtgtgcaagtgtgtgtgtaactgccttgtgtgaagaatatattttgttgtgttttgacaactctgggctctgactcggtctttggacagcaaccggcgttcgctggctcaccagagggcccactcttaattgtccttgctttcgtgggattattttcggaagctgataagtcggctttggaatttagtccggcgtctgcgcctcgatcccggggtctgtgacacattgcgtagcttgcgctccggagtccagccgttgaactctgcgacacgctcaaagtgatcgagccagtcctcaacatcctcgaaagTGTCCCCATGggaggatttggggattagcggctggttaaggacgacctcggtcggtgcggTTGAGGAAGAAGATGAAACTGATGCATTCATCCttctgactcggttgggtagaggctcgtactgaggtggcagttcttgaagtcgacggcctgtccgtacgtgaacaggagtcagctcgaccggacttcgtactgggcttgtagacggggttcgatctggaagcggtagcatgtacccagcacctccaccagaaaaatgtaacgttgatcgaagacggagtcttgaaaaaatagacgcttctctttaatggcgggccagaagaagagcgtgcagcctacgtgcttcgtcgtctttcatggcgccgaccttcgcgcgcgccatcccgcggtgcgagagccccacatcattgtgtcaatatgcagaagacaaagataatgcctggcaaaggaacaagaagtcaagatcgccagtcagcctctagagtctgtaaaggagtacatttatctaggtcaattactcactggggaccctgatcacgagaaagaaatttacagaagaataaaattgggttggagtgcatacggcaggcattgccaaatccttactgggagcttaccactgtcgctaaaaagaaaagtgcacaatcattgtgttatgtactgacgtcacatgtacatttcatcgcttatcacccacgcaagcagcggtggcCTTATCACGAGTTTCACTCATGCTATAAAAGGAGTGTGCGTCAATAAACCTACGTTCATTTCACCACTGGGCGTCCGACTGATTTACTACATTGGCGACGAGGCGGACCGGCCCGGCGAGGCCGCCGTTAAAGAAGGCGGGATGGCTGTCGGCAAGATCGGCGAGTATCGTCTTGGCACGGGCGCGTCTTGGGATGAGTACGTCGAGCGGTTGGAAATGTTTTGCGACGCGAACAAGATAACAACGGACGAGCAGAAAAGAGCAGTTCTGCTGAGTTGTTGCGGCGAAGCAGCGTACGGGCTCATCGTAACCCTGGTGAAGCCAGTAAGACCGACCATGGCAAGCTACGACGAAATCAAGACGGCCGTTCGCAAGCACCTGCATCCGAGGCCTTCCGAGCTGCACGCAAGGTTTTTGTTCTACAGGAGAAACCAGGCGGCTGATGAATCGGTGGCAGACTACGTCACGGCTCTGCGGAAGCTAACGGAAGACTGCGGTTTTGGTGACAAGCAACTACCGCTGGACGTCATGATGCGAGATCGTTTCGTGTGCGGCATCAAGAACGAAGCAGTCCAGCAGAGACTTCTCGCCGAGCCCAACCTTACGTTCCAGGTCGCGTACGACATGGCCGTGACAGCTGAGGCTACAGCAAAGCAGCAGCGAGACATACGCAACCAGGGACGAGACGAGACAAAAGACAGCCAGGGCCTAATTCAAGCAACTCGCACGAAGCAAGACACCGCAGCGGAAGAGTCCAGTTGCTATCGCTGCAACGGTAAGCACGCTCCGCATTTATGCAGTTTTAGAAAGGCGGCATGTTTCAAGTGCAAGAAAATCGGACACATTGCGAAAGCCTGTCGTTCAAAAGACGAAGTTAGAAAGTTTCAAAGAAAAACTTCACACGagcagaagaaaaaagagagtAAAAGCAAGGGCGCCTACGAAATGACCGAATTATTTTCCCTCTGCGAGGTGAATGAGCAAGAAGAAAAATTCATGGTTGAAGTACAGATTGAAGGGCAGAATGTACCCATGGAAATTGATTCTGGAGCATCGTGCTCAATTGTGAGTGAAGAAACGTTTCGCT
The DNA window shown above is from Dermacentor silvarum isolate Dsil-2018 unplaced genomic scaffold, BIME_Dsil_1.4 Seq656, whole genome shotgun sequence and carries:
- the LOC125941940 gene encoding uncharacterized protein LOC125941940 → MYISSLITHASSGGLITSFTHAIKGVCVNKPTFISPLGVRLIYYIGDEADRPGEAAVKEGGMAVGKIGEYRLGTGASWDEYVERLEMFCDANKITTDEQKRAVLLSCCGEAAYGLIVTLVKPVRPTMASYDEIKTAVRKHLHPRPSELHARFLFYRRNQAADESVADYVTALRKLTEDCGFGDKQLPLDVMMRDRFVCGIKNEAVQQRLLAEPNLTFQVAYDMAVTAEATAKQQRDIRNQGRDETKDSQGLIQATRTKQDTAAEESSCYRCNGKHAPHLCSFRKAACFKCKKIGHIAKACRSKDEVRKFQRKTSHEQKKKESKSKGAYEMTELFSLCEVNEQEEKFMVEVQIEGQNVPMEIDSGASCSIVSEETFRSIEGKQSKIPLRESSTTLVTWSKEALPVVGRASVVVEFKGRTAKLPLLVVKRSGNSLLGRNWFRPLGIGLHGIQQLNVEDVTSRFSEVFRSDLPGFNGPPVHIELKDDAKPTFLKSRTVPLALKDDVAKEVDRLVQ